A region from the Corallococcus caeni genome encodes:
- a CDS encoding ferritin-like domain-containing protein — protein sequence MNTNRLRQLFSRALRASLATPLVLAGCGTGSTNLSGYSNVECTPQGAPAIDDLSIQPAQDYVALRAISYNFDPVADPPGPTYETQATTGEACATAADAPACQTALENARSTDGFHGACIQVCSNYFLATTRGDEVKAWSTLESLQQLIGTVDTSQDAALLAFAAGYSLSCDTLERGAVKRNKDGSFNVVGTKGFACGEGSDLIQYVVRVSTNGKVDELEDHVLEKGNGNCAVGRRPVGLQGTVAGGCEDALGHYFAQTAHLEAASIHAFLRLREELALHGAEAALQDAALASAVDEVLHTEMTGRLARRFGATPPPPSVAAVPPRPLDEVALDNAVEGCVRETYGALVAHHQALHARDAEVREAMVRIAEDETRHAGLSWDIDRWVRSRLSAPEQEALREARKRAVALLRAEVAVPVDAALVTEAGLPTPEVALALLDTLEQELWA from the coding sequence ATGAACACGAACCGGTTGCGGCAGCTGTTCTCTCGTGCGCTGCGGGCCTCGCTCGCGACGCCGCTGGTGCTGGCGGGCTGTGGCACTGGCAGCACGAACCTGTCGGGGTACTCGAACGTCGAGTGCACGCCGCAGGGTGCGCCCGCCATCGACGACCTGAGCATCCAGCCGGCGCAGGACTACGTCGCGCTCCGTGCCATTTCGTACAACTTCGATCCGGTGGCCGACCCGCCGGGGCCCACGTACGAGACGCAGGCCACGACGGGTGAGGCCTGCGCGACTGCGGCCGACGCTCCGGCCTGTCAGACCGCGCTGGAGAACGCGCGGTCCACGGACGGTTTTCATGGCGCATGCATCCAGGTCTGCTCGAACTACTTCCTGGCGACGACGCGCGGCGACGAGGTGAAGGCGTGGTCGACGCTGGAGTCGCTCCAGCAGTTGATCGGCACCGTCGACACCTCGCAGGACGCGGCGCTCCTGGCCTTCGCCGCGGGCTACAGCCTGAGCTGCGACACGCTGGAGCGGGGAGCGGTGAAGCGGAACAAGGATGGCAGCTTCAACGTCGTCGGCACGAAGGGCTTCGCGTGCGGTGAGGGCTCCGACCTGATCCAGTACGTGGTCCGCGTATCCACCAATGGCAAGGTGGATGAGCTCGAGGATCACGTGCTGGAGAAGGGCAACGGCAACTGCGCCGTGGGCCGCCGGCCCGTGGGGCTCCAGGGCACCGTCGCTGGCGGCTGCGAGGACGCGCTGGGGCACTACTTCGCCCAGACGGCGCACCTGGAGGCCGCGTCCATCCATGCCTTCCTGCGGCTGCGGGAGGAGCTGGCCCTGCACGGCGCGGAGGCGGCTCTCCAGGACGCGGCGCTCGCGAGCGCGGTGGACGAGGTCCTGCACACGGAGATGACGGGACGACTCGCGCGCCGCTTCGGGGCCACACCTCCGCCGCCTTCCGTCGCGGCCGTGCCGCCGCGGCCGCTGGACGAAGTCGCGTTGGACAACGCCGTGGAGGGGTGCGTGCGCGAGACGTACGGCGCGCTGGTGGCCCACCACCAGGCCCTCCACGCGCGCGACGCCGAGGTGCGCGAGGCCATGGTCCGCATCGCCGAGGACGAGACGCGGCACGCGGGCCTGTCGTGGGACATCGACCGGTGGGTGCGCTCGCGGCTGTCCGCTCCGGAGCAGGAGGCGCTGCGCGAGGCACGGAAGCGCGCGGTGGCCCTGCTGCGCGCGGAGGTCGCGGTGCCGGTCGATGCCGCGCTCGTCACCGAAGCGGGGCTGCCCACGCCCGAGGTCGCGCTGGCGCTGCTCGACACGCTGGAGCAGGAGCTGTGGGCCTGA